A genome region from Caldalkalibacillus uzonensis includes the following:
- a CDS encoding rhamnulokinase — protein sequence MITLAYDLGATSGRAVVGRFNGERLDIKEIHRFANDPVQVGSHLYWDILRIYHELQLGLLKCKYAGYDHISSMAIDSWAIDFGLLGKNDELLGNPYHYRDPQTAGMMEEVSQIISKKELFSRTGIQFMPINTIYHLYAMRKAGSPILDQAEHLLMIPDLLRFFLTGEKQSEFTNATTTQLFNARSKQWDQHIIEALGLPGHIFGEVSQPAKINGQLRSSVSQDLGMNAIPLVAVAEHDTASAVVAVPAADQDFAYLSCGTWSLLGTEVTEPVLTEHALNWNFTNEGGIHNTYRLLKNIMGLWIIEECRRVWAKEGTNLSYEQLIRLARDAQPFVSFIDPDDHMFLKPSHMPDQIKQYCQRTGQPVPESQGEIINCVLTSLALKYRLILERTEQLANKSFAGLHMVGGGIKNTLLCQYTANAIGRPVWAGPVEATAVGNLLVQYMAQGQINSLQEARLVSRHSYPVTTYEPEDHEHWTEAYAKFRAMTKC from the coding sequence GTGATTACCTTAGCCTATGATTTGGGGGCCACAAGCGGCAGAGCGGTGGTGGGACGTTTTAATGGTGAGCGGCTGGATATTAAAGAGATTCACCGTTTTGCTAATGATCCCGTACAAGTGGGCTCCCACTTGTACTGGGATATATTGCGCATCTATCATGAACTGCAGCTAGGGTTGTTAAAGTGTAAATATGCAGGATATGATCACATCAGCAGCATGGCCATTGATTCATGGGCCATCGATTTCGGTCTCTTAGGTAAAAATGATGAACTGCTCGGCAATCCATACCATTATCGTGACCCGCAGACGGCAGGGATGATGGAAGAAGTAAGCCAGATAATCAGTAAAAAAGAACTTTTTAGCCGGACCGGAATCCAATTTATGCCAATCAATACCATTTACCATTTGTATGCTATGCGGAAGGCGGGTTCTCCTATTCTTGATCAGGCGGAGCATTTACTGATGATCCCAGATCTGTTACGCTTTTTTTTAACCGGTGAGAAGCAAAGTGAGTTTACCAATGCCACCACCACCCAACTGTTTAATGCCCGTTCCAAACAGTGGGATCAGCACATTATTGAGGCATTGGGCCTGCCAGGCCATATTTTTGGAGAAGTGAGCCAACCGGCCAAAATCAATGGACAGCTGAGATCTTCAGTCAGCCAGGATTTAGGTATGAACGCTATCCCCCTTGTGGCTGTGGCTGAACACGATACGGCTTCTGCTGTGGTGGCCGTACCAGCAGCCGATCAGGATTTTGCTTACCTGAGCTGTGGCACATGGTCTTTGTTAGGGACAGAAGTAACAGAGCCCGTTTTGACTGAACATGCGTTAAATTGGAATTTTACCAATGAGGGCGGTATCCACAACACCTACCGTTTGCTTAAAAATATCATGGGGTTGTGGATCATTGAAGAGTGTCGGCGTGTCTGGGCCAAAGAGGGAACAAATCTGTCTTATGAGCAGTTGATTAGACTGGCCCGGGATGCACAGCCATTCGTCTCCTTTATTGACCCGGATGATCACATGTTCTTAAAACCGAGCCATATGCCTGACCAAATCAAACAGTATTGTCAGCGTACCGGCCAGCCAGTACCCGAATCACAGGGAGAGATCATTAACTGTGTGTTAACCAGCCTGGCTTTAAAATATCGTCTCATTTTGGAACGGACGGAACAACTGGCCAACAAGTCGTTTGCTGGGTTACACATGGTAGGGGGAGGCATCAAGAACACGTTGTTATGCCAATATACCGCCAATGCCATAGGCCGGCCTGTTTGGGCGGGGCCTGTAGAAGCGACAGCAGTGGGGAATCTGCTGGTTCAATATATGGCTCAGGGACAGATTAACAGTTTGCAGGAAGCCCGGCTTGTGTCCAGACACTCCTATCCCGTCACCACATATGAACCAGAAGATCATGAACATTGGACAGAGGCGTACGCCAAATTTCGCGCAATGACAAAATGCTAA
- the rhaI gene encoding L-rhamnose isomerase: MHDKAYALFEQQQQDRGIDLEQVKQKLKALKIETPSWGYGDSGTRFKVFQQVGVPRNPFEKIDDAAQVHRLTGLCPAVAIHIPWDKVDDYEKLKAHAQAQGLSIGAVNPNLFQDDDYMFGSVTNSIPQIRQKAINHLLECVEIAKVVGSNTISLWFADGSNYPGQVNIRTRKRWILEALAELYQALTPDMRMLIEYKFFEPAFYHTDLADWGMAYDMALKLGEKAQVLVDTGHHAPGTNVEHIVAYLLDEKKLGGFHFNSRKYADDDLIVGTINPYELFLIFYQILDAGQDADPAVRKTAENIAYMIDQSHNIEPKIPAMIRSVLNVQTQYAKALLINFDEVRQAQERQDVLAAEHAVRQAFEQDVTPLLAAVREEMGVPVDPMQAYLDSGYAEKIASRGKGGASW; this comes from the coding sequence ATGCATGACAAGGCTTATGCCCTGTTTGAACAACAGCAGCAGGACAGAGGCATTGACCTTGAACAGGTCAAGCAGAAACTCAAGGCCTTAAAGATTGAAACGCCTTCTTGGGGGTACGGTGATTCGGGAACTCGGTTTAAAGTGTTCCAGCAGGTTGGGGTGCCCCGTAACCCGTTTGAGAAAATTGATGATGCGGCTCAGGTTCACCGCTTGACAGGCCTTTGTCCGGCAGTGGCGATTCATATCCCTTGGGACAAAGTGGACGACTATGAAAAATTAAAAGCGCATGCCCAGGCACAAGGCCTGTCCATTGGTGCTGTTAACCCCAATCTGTTTCAGGACGATGACTATATGTTCGGCAGCGTGACCAACTCCATTCCTCAAATCAGACAAAAGGCCATCAACCATCTGCTGGAGTGTGTGGAAATAGCCAAAGTGGTAGGCTCAAACACCATTAGTCTGTGGTTTGCCGACGGCAGCAATTACCCGGGACAGGTCAACATCCGCACCAGGAAACGTTGGATATTGGAAGCGTTGGCCGAACTGTACCAGGCATTAACTCCTGACATGCGCATGTTAATTGAATATAAATTTTTTGAGCCGGCTTTTTATCATACCGATCTGGCTGATTGGGGCATGGCCTACGATATGGCGCTTAAACTGGGGGAAAAGGCCCAGGTTTTGGTGGATACCGGCCATCATGCGCCAGGCACCAATGTAGAGCACATTGTGGCCTATTTGCTTGATGAGAAGAAATTGGGTGGCTTTCACTTTAACAGCAGAAAGTATGCCGATGATGATTTGATTGTAGGGACCATCAATCCGTATGAACTGTTTCTCATTTTTTATCAGATTTTGGACGCTGGTCAGGACGCTGATCCAGCCGTGCGGAAAACCGCTGAGAACATTGCCTACATGATCGACCAAAGTCATAATATTGAACCCAAAATCCCGGCTATGATCCGCTCCGTATTGAATGTCCAGACGCAGTATGCCAAGGCCTTGCTGATTAACTTTGACGAAGTCCGCCAGGCCCAAGAAAGGCAGGATGTTCTTGCTGCAGAACATGCCGTTCGCCAGGCGTTTGAACAGGATGTCACCCCGCTCTTGGCTGCGGTGCGGGAGGAGATGGGTGTACCGGTCGATCCCATGCAAGCTTATCTGGATAGCGGATATGCCGAAAAAATCGCCTCCAGAGGCAAAGGCGGGGCCAGCTGGTGA
- a CDS encoding bifunctional aldolase/short-chain dehydrogenase has protein sequence MVKNMWDKEKAAGLTGLEELVYRSNLLGIDRSVANWGGGNTSMKTTELDFRRREIEVMWVKGSGSDLATMKANNFTGLRLEDIRPLLERDEMSDEEMVAYLSHCMIDSTHPRASIETLLHAFLPFKHVDHTHPDAIISICCADNGKAIAEEIFGDRFVWVPYVRPGFTLSKMIAEGVKNNSKAELVLMEKHGLVTWGETAEECYHNTISIIQEAERYIESRVDEERLFGGAKYQALPTEERRAVLAEILPVIRGEVSGQKKAIVTFDDAENVLQFVNSHDAPALSQVGAACPDHLVHTKRVPLYIDWHPGQEDTKTLISKLKEGIARFKEEYQQYFERNKNEGDQMAEPAPRVILIPGLGMINTGKNWFMSKVSGALYHRAIAVMRGATTLGRFVSLNEKESYDVEYWPLELYKLSLAPPEKELSRQVALVTGGAGGIGSATCRRLVEKGAHVVIVDLNEEGAQQLAEDLIQTYGEGRAIGVKTDVTKEDLVAGAFKQAVLTYGGVDIVVNNAGLATSSPLDETTLEEWKLNMDVLNTGYFLVAREAFKIMKKQSSGGSMVFVGSKNSVYAGKHAAAYSAAKAAEVHLARCIAAEGGEFGIRVNAVLPDAVLQGSAIWNSKWREERAAAYGIKPDQLDEFYRERTTLKVNVFPEDVAEAILFFASDRAAKTTGCMLTVDGGVPAAFVR, from the coding sequence ATGGTTAAAAATATGTGGGATAAGGAGAAAGCAGCAGGATTAACAGGCCTGGAAGAGCTGGTTTATCGTTCCAATTTACTGGGAATTGACCGCTCAGTGGCTAACTGGGGCGGAGGGAATACCTCTATGAAAACAACCGAGCTGGATTTCCGTCGCCGTGAAATTGAAGTCATGTGGGTTAAAGGCAGTGGTTCTGACCTGGCTACCATGAAGGCCAACAACTTCACCGGTCTAAGACTGGAGGATATCCGTCCTTTATTGGAGAGGGACGAGATGTCCGATGAAGAGATGGTGGCTTACCTTTCGCATTGTATGATTGATAGCACACACCCGCGGGCTTCAATTGAGACGTTGCTGCATGCTTTTCTGCCCTTCAAACATGTGGATCATACGCATCCTGACGCAATCATCAGCATTTGCTGTGCGGATAATGGCAAAGCCATTGCCGAAGAAATCTTTGGTGACCGCTTTGTTTGGGTGCCGTATGTCCGTCCCGGGTTTACCCTGTCAAAAATGATTGCTGAAGGGGTAAAAAATAACTCCAAGGCGGAATTGGTCCTGATGGAAAAACATGGCCTGGTGACCTGGGGAGAGACGGCTGAAGAGTGTTACCATAACACCATTTCCATTATTCAGGAGGCTGAACGGTATATCGAATCCCGGGTGGATGAGGAGAGGCTCTTTGGCGGAGCGAAGTACCAAGCGTTGCCGACTGAGGAGCGTAGAGCGGTACTGGCTGAGATTCTGCCTGTGATCCGCGGTGAGGTCAGTGGCCAGAAAAAGGCGATTGTCACCTTTGATGATGCAGAAAATGTGCTGCAGTTTGTGAACAGCCATGATGCGCCTGCGCTATCACAAGTGGGTGCCGCCTGCCCTGATCATCTCGTTCACACCAAACGGGTGCCTCTTTATATTGACTGGCATCCAGGGCAGGAAGACACGAAAACACTCATCAGCAAATTAAAAGAAGGCATCGCTCGCTTTAAGGAGGAATATCAACAATACTTTGAACGCAATAAAAACGAAGGTGACCAAATGGCCGAGCCTGCACCACGTGTAATCCTGATTCCTGGCCTGGGCATGATTAACACAGGAAAAAACTGGTTTATGTCCAAAGTGAGTGGTGCACTCTACCACCGGGCCATTGCCGTGATGAGAGGAGCCACCACCCTCGGGCGTTTTGTGTCGCTCAATGAAAAGGAATCTTATGATGTGGAGTACTGGCCACTCGAACTGTATAAGTTAAGCTTGGCTCCCCCTGAAAAAGAACTTTCCCGGCAGGTTGCCTTAGTGACCGGTGGAGCGGGAGGCATTGGCAGCGCCACCTGCCGCCGTCTGGTGGAAAAGGGGGCTCATGTTGTCATTGTCGACCTGAATGAGGAAGGGGCACAACAATTAGCAGAAGATCTTATTCAAACATACGGTGAGGGGCGGGCGATCGGTGTCAAAACTGATGTGACCAAGGAAGATCTGGTCGCCGGGGCATTCAAACAGGCAGTCTTAACCTATGGCGGCGTGGATATTGTGGTCAACAACGCAGGTTTGGCTACCTCCAGTCCATTGGACGAGACAACGCTAGAAGAATGGAAACTGAACATGGATGTCCTTAACACCGGTTACTTCCTGGTGGCCAGAGAGGCTTTCAAAATAATGAAGAAGCAATCCAGCGGTGGAAGCATGGTGTTTGTCGGCTCCAAAAACTCGGTTTATGCCGGCAAGCATGCCGCTGCCTACAGTGCAGCCAAAGCGGCCGAAGTCCATCTGGCCCGCTGCATCGCTGCTGAAGGGGGAGAGTTTGGTATCCGGGTCAATGCCGTTCTGCCTGATGCCGTCTTGCAAGGCTCAGCTATTTGGAACAGCAAATGGCGTGAAGAACGGGCCGCTGCCTATGGGATTAAACCTGACCAACTGGATGAATTTTACAGAGAACGCACCACGCTAAAGGTCAATGTTTTTCCAGAAGATGTGGCTGAAGCCATTCTGTTTTTCGCCTCTGATAGAGCGGCTAAAACAACCGGATGTATGCTGACCGTTGACGGAGGCGTGCCCGCTGCCTTTGTCCGGTAA
- the rhaS gene encoding rhamnose ABC transporter substrate-binding protein yields the protein MRRWLLLTLSFVLMLGLLAACGTTTDTNDQGDTKNGGDSTGEEKKKYAIIFKNTGNPYGEKQMEGFKNAIEELGGEAILRAPDQPTAEAQIQIIEELIAQQVDAIAVVANDPDALQPALKKAMDRGIKVLSLDSAVNTQSRMVHVNQADPERIGRIQIEAIHEMIGGEGQIAILSATSQATNQNLWIDWMKKELEDPKYENIELVKIAYGDDLRDKSVAETEALLRSYPDLKGIIAPTTVGIAAAGKVLTDKGLQGKVQLTGLGLPSEMAEYIENGVCQWMYLWNPIDVGYLSGYAAHALVEGIITGEPGESFDAGRLGKKEVVEDGDGSQIMLGDPFRFDSSNIDEWKDVY from the coding sequence ATGAGAAGGTGGCTGTTATTGACTCTATCATTTGTACTCATGCTGGGGCTGTTAGCCGCATGCGGTACGACAACCGATACTAACGACCAGGGGGACACTAAAAATGGCGGCGATAGCACCGGGGAAGAGAAGAAAAAGTATGCCATTATTTTTAAAAACACTGGTAATCCTTACGGCGAAAAACAGATGGAGGGATTTAAAAACGCGATTGAAGAACTTGGAGGAGAAGCGATCTTAAGAGCTCCTGACCAACCGACAGCAGAGGCTCAAATTCAAATTATTGAGGAGCTCATTGCTCAACAAGTGGATGCGATTGCTGTTGTGGCCAATGATCCTGATGCCCTTCAGCCTGCCCTTAAGAAAGCAATGGATCGGGGTATTAAGGTTCTTTCGCTAGACTCGGCCGTCAATACCCAGAGCCGGATGGTTCATGTTAACCAAGCAGACCCAGAGCGTATTGGACGTATTCAAATTGAAGCGATTCATGAAATGATTGGTGGAGAAGGTCAGATTGCCATTCTTAGTGCAACCTCTCAAGCAACGAATCAAAATTTGTGGATTGATTGGATGAAAAAAGAGCTGGAGGATCCAAAGTATGAAAATATTGAACTGGTCAAAATAGCCTATGGGGATGATCTTCGAGATAAAAGTGTGGCTGAAACTGAAGCCCTGTTAAGATCTTATCCTGATTTGAAGGGGATTATTGCTCCAACAACTGTTGGAATTGCAGCCGCAGGCAAAGTTTTAACAGATAAAGGTTTACAAGGAAAGGTTCAATTGACCGGTCTTGGACTTCCCAGCGAAATGGCGGAATACATTGAAAATGGGGTTTGCCAATGGATGTATTTGTGGAACCCAATCGATGTGGGGTATCTCTCTGGCTATGCTGCACACGCTCTAGTAGAGGGGATCATTACCGGAGAGCCAGGGGAATCATTTGATGCCGGCAGACTGGGCAAAAAAGAAGTTGTTGAAGATGGGGATGGCAGCCAGATCATGCTTGGTGACCCATTCAGATTTGATTCAAGTAACATTGATGAGTGGAAGGACGTTTATTAG
- a CDS encoding ABC transporter permease, translating into MQSRVLLDSKQINWKTHFLQWEYMLVLVFIIVNLSFSFLAPGYSDIYNLRDATMTFLDKAFIVLAMVFVIILADIDISVASIVAVSSVTMAYFYSMGVPMSLAILICLAVGTLCGLFNGLLIVKFKELSAVIVTLVTMILYRGIAYVLLEDQAIGGFPEWFSFLGWGYVGPLPFILIVFAVFAVIFALLLHKTTFGRYVYAIGNNPTASRFSGIQVDKIKLIVFTLTGLMAALTALFLTSKMGSTRPNIAMMYELEVIAMVVLGGVSTAGGKGRMIGPIIAIFLVGFLRYGMGLLNVAAQTQLIIIGLLLVIAVSLTNLRWGRA; encoded by the coding sequence ATGCAATCCAGAGTGCTCTTGGATAGTAAACAGATTAATTGGAAAACGCACTTTTTGCAGTGGGAATATATGCTGGTACTCGTCTTTATTATCGTGAACCTCAGTTTCTCTTTTTTGGCTCCCGGTTACTCAGATATTTACAATTTAAGGGATGCCACAATGACTTTTCTGGACAAAGCATTTATTGTTCTGGCCATGGTATTTGTCATTATTTTGGCTGATATTGATATTTCTGTTGCATCAATAGTGGCCGTTTCTTCGGTGACGATGGCCTATTTTTACAGCATGGGTGTCCCAATGAGTTTAGCTATTTTGATTTGTTTGGCGGTGGGTACACTATGTGGACTGTTTAACGGGTTGCTAATTGTTAAATTTAAAGAATTGTCGGCCGTAATCGTCACCTTGGTCACCATGATTTTATACCGTGGCATTGCTTACGTACTCCTTGAAGATCAAGCGATAGGCGGCTTCCCGGAATGGTTCAGTTTTTTGGGATGGGGGTATGTAGGACCGCTTCCATTTATTCTTATCGTGTTCGCCGTGTTTGCTGTTATATTTGCTCTTTTGCTGCATAAAACAACATTTGGCAGATATGTCTATGCTATAGGAAATAACCCAACAGCCAGCCGTTTTTCGGGTATTCAAGTAGACAAAATCAAATTGATTGTATTTACCCTTACAGGTCTGATGGCTGCTCTGACTGCATTATTCCTGACCTCCAAAATGGGGAGTACCCGTCCTAACATTGCCATGATGTACGAGCTTGAAGTTATTGCAATGGTTGTTCTGGGAGGTGTAAGCACTGCAGGTGGCAAAGGACGGATGATTGGCCCTATTATTGCTATCTTTTTAGTTGGTTTCTTGCGTTATGGCATGGGACTCCTCAATGTTGCTGCCCAAACGCAGCTGATTATCATTGGCTTATTACTCGTTATAGCTGTATCACTGACTAATCTGAGATGGGGCCGTGCTTAA
- a CDS encoding ABC transporter permease, with the protein MAEKILERTTISISIAKYREVGLLGFIVILAVLIQLRNPSFLTLDNLRDMLTNTAILSILAVGMMLVIVTRGIDLSVGATLALSGMITALTVSSYPDLPVFMAILLGILVGIICGNVLGVLVAKAGILPIIATLAMMNVYRGLTFMISGGQWVSANEMPASFKSIATGSILGINTLVFIAIMVYVIFYYFVNHTRTGRQIYAVGSNPESAKVSGINNTKILFLVYTIMGGLAGLSGVLWVSKFASAQPDTAMGYELTVIAACVLGGVSIAGGTGKISGVLLGALLLGILNNALPLLNVSPFWQMAIQGAIILVAVLVNALVKRGVERNNLMRRKI; encoded by the coding sequence ATGGCTGAAAAAATACTTGAAAGGACAACTATCAGTATCAGTATTGCTAAGTACAGGGAAGTTGGTTTGTTAGGTTTTATAGTCATACTTGCTGTTTTGATCCAACTGAGAAACCCGAGTTTTCTGACTTTGGATAATTTAAGGGACATGCTAACCAACACGGCTATTCTCAGCATTCTGGCTGTTGGTATGATGCTCGTGATTGTAACCAGGGGTATTGATTTGTCTGTTGGCGCAACATTGGCCTTATCGGGGATGATCACCGCGTTAACCGTCAGTTCTTATCCAGATCTGCCTGTCTTTATGGCCATTTTGCTTGGTATATTAGTGGGTATAATTTGTGGAAACGTTTTAGGTGTTCTTGTGGCTAAGGCTGGCATATTGCCTATCATTGCTACATTAGCCATGATGAACGTTTATCGCGGACTGACATTTATGATCAGCGGAGGTCAGTGGGTCAGTGCCAATGAAATGCCAGCCAGTTTCAAATCTATTGCCACAGGAAGCATCCTTGGCATCAATACACTGGTTTTCATTGCAATCATGGTCTATGTCATTTTCTACTACTTTGTTAACCACACCCGAACAGGAAGGCAGATTTATGCTGTGGGAAGCAATCCTGAATCAGCAAAGGTCAGTGGAATAAACAATACTAAAATTTTGTTTCTAGTTTATACCATTATGGGGGGGCTTGCCGGTTTGTCAGGTGTGTTGTGGGTCTCTAAATTTGCATCAGCTCAACCTGATACTGCAATGGGGTATGAATTAACGGTTATCGCTGCATGTGTTTTGGGTGGGGTTAGCATAGCCGGGGGAACAGGAAAAATATCAGGTGTACTTCTTGGTGCTTTACTTTTGGGGATTTTAAACAATGCATTGCCTCTGCTTAATGTTTCTCCATTCTGGCAAATGGCGATTCAAGGAGCCATAATTTTGGTTGCTGTACTTGTAAATGCTTTGGTTAAGAGAGGCGTAGAACGAAACAACCTGATGAGGAGGAAAATTTAG
- a CDS encoding sugar ABC transporter ATP-binding protein, with amino-acid sequence MSEYVLELKSISKSFPGVKALENVHFRLKPGEIHALMGENGAGKSTFIKIITGVHSPDEGEIYFNGTKVEINNPKDAQKLGIAAIYQHVTCFPDLTVTENIFMGHERIDKWTGRLLWKEMHEKARELLRELGTDIDPKTQMSGLSVAQQQIVEIAKALSTEAKIMIMDEPTAALSARESEELYRITEQMRDKGVSVIFITHRFEDMYRLASQVTVLRDGKYIGSWGVNDITKEELIVAMVGREVTQLYPKKENKIGEELLRVKGLGKTGFFADVTFTLHQGEILGITGLVGAGRSEVCQAIAGLTPYDRGAIYLRGKRIQITNPLQAMGFGIGYLPEDRQQQGLILDWGLDKNITLSTLGKFSKHGWLKDKSESSVAKKT; translated from the coding sequence ATGTCTGAATATGTTCTGGAATTGAAATCAATAAGCAAATCATTCCCAGGTGTAAAAGCTTTAGAGAATGTTCACTTTCGGCTAAAGCCAGGAGAGATACACGCTTTAATGGGGGAGAATGGAGCAGGTAAATCCACTTTTATCAAAATTATTACTGGAGTCCATTCTCCTGACGAGGGAGAAATCTATTTTAATGGGACAAAGGTGGAGATAAACAATCCTAAAGATGCGCAAAAATTAGGAATTGCAGCCATTTATCAGCATGTGACCTGCTTTCCAGACCTGACTGTAACTGAAAATATTTTTATGGGGCATGAAAGAATTGACAAATGGACAGGGCGATTGCTGTGGAAAGAAATGCATGAAAAGGCAAGAGAATTGTTACGTGAACTGGGAACTGATATTGACCCCAAAACACAAATGAGCGGGTTAAGTGTTGCCCAGCAACAAATTGTGGAGATTGCCAAAGCACTCTCTACAGAGGCCAAGATTATGATTATGGATGAACCGACAGCAGCGCTGTCAGCAAGAGAAAGTGAAGAGTTGTACCGGATTACAGAACAGATGAGAGATAAAGGAGTATCTGTGATTTTTATCACCCATAGATTTGAAGATATGTACAGGCTGGCCAGTCAAGTGACTGTCTTAAGGGATGGGAAATATATTGGGTCGTGGGGCGTTAATGATATTACTAAGGAAGAGTTGATCGTTGCCATGGTAGGGCGGGAAGTCACTCAACTTTACCCTAAAAAGGAAAACAAAATAGGAGAAGAGCTTTTGCGGGTGAAAGGTCTTGGTAAGACAGGTTTTTTTGCAGATGTAACTTTTACACTGCATCAGGGTGAAATTTTGGGTATTACGGGACTTGTTGGCGCAGGGCGAAGTGAAGTTTGTCAAGCTATTGCTGGCCTTACCCCTTATGATCGGGGAGCCATCTATTTGAGAGGAAAAAGGATTCAAATCACCAATCCGCTGCAGGCCATGGGTTTTGGAATTGGTTATTTACCAGAAGACAGACAGCAACAAGGTTTGATACTTGACTGGGGTTTAGATAAAAACATTACTTTATCTACATTGGGGAAATTTTCTAAACATGGGTGGTTAAAGGATAAAAGTGAGTCCAGTGTAGCCAAAAAAACTTAG
- a CDS encoding L-fucose/L-arabinose isomerase family protein → MFDPIKPAKKARVGLYSIGLEAYWNQFEGLRERLLEYGQFIENKMQTFGEVYNFGLVDTEGKAREAGEWFNKNSVDIIFCHSATYSTSAAVLPVHQICQKPVIILNLQPTERINYAQTTTGEWLAHCGACPVSELSNAFNRAGIPFRVINGLLGLDYTPSISLTNETTHERPEAIRAWKEIEEWILSAGVARTLQHSRFGFLGNTYNGMLDMYSDFTMIQAQTGLHVEILEMCDLAKFVDEVTPTEVRNKMEEVKTMFEISGDSPADPIARKPTDEQMEWSCTVAVAQEKLVKAYDLDSLTYYYHGSPGSEYEKLQAGFILGHSLLTAKGIPCSGEGDLKTAVAMKICDILGRGGSYSEIVVVDYIDQTILLGHDGPFHIAISQGKPILRGMGLYHGKQGSGISVEAKVRTGPVTTLNITQTGEGKLKMIISQGESTNGEIMRIGNTQTPVKFPLHPDEYMSRWFAEAPTHHCALSIGHNASLFEKVAEILGVEYVTICR, encoded by the coding sequence GCTTAAGGGAAAGATTGCTAGAGTACGGGCAATTTATCGAGAATAAAATGCAAACATTTGGAGAGGTTTATAATTTTGGTCTTGTTGACACTGAAGGTAAAGCTCGGGAAGCAGGAGAGTGGTTTAACAAAAATAGTGTAGATATTATCTTTTGTCATTCAGCCACCTATTCCACCAGCGCAGCTGTGTTACCGGTTCATCAAATTTGTCAGAAACCTGTTATCATTCTTAATCTACAGCCTACTGAAAGAATTAATTATGCTCAAACAACCACAGGAGAGTGGTTGGCACATTGCGGTGCTTGTCCTGTTTCTGAGTTATCTAACGCCTTCAATCGGGCGGGTATTCCTTTCCGTGTCATTAATGGTTTGCTTGGTTTGGACTATACCCCTTCCATCTCCCTTACCAATGAGACGACTCATGAACGCCCTGAAGCTATCCGGGCATGGAAAGAAATTGAAGAATGGATACTTAGTGCAGGCGTTGCACGTACATTGCAACACAGCCGATTTGGATTTTTAGGTAATACCTATAACGGGATGTTAGATATGTACAGCGATTTTACGATGATACAAGCTCAAACAGGATTGCATGTTGAAATTTTGGAGATGTGTGATTTGGCCAAGTTCGTGGATGAAGTGACACCTACTGAAGTACGAAACAAAATGGAAGAGGTTAAGACTATGTTTGAAATCAGCGGGGATTCTCCAGCCGACCCCATTGCCAGAAAACCAACTGATGAACAAATGGAGTGGTCCTGTACGGTTGCAGTCGCTCAGGAAAAACTGGTTAAAGCGTATGATTTAGATTCCCTTACTTATTACTACCATGGTTCTCCCGGCAGTGAATATGAGAAGTTGCAGGCTGGATTTATCTTGGGGCATTCGCTACTAACAGCCAAAGGGATTCCTTGTTCCGGAGAAGGAGATCTTAAAACAGCTGTGGCCATGAAGATTTGCGATATTTTAGGACGGGGAGGCAGTTACTCAGAGATTGTAGTGGTTGACTATATTGACCAAACGATACTGTTGGGGCATGATGGTCCTTTTCATATTGCCATTTCCCAAGGTAAACCCATTTTAAGGGGCATGGGTTTGTATCACGGGAAGCAAGGTAGTGGAATTTCCGTAGAAGCAAAAGTAAGAACAGGACCGGTGACCACTTTAAATATCACCCAAACCGGAGAGGGAAAGCTGAAAATGATCATTAGTCAAGGCGAATCAACAAATGGCGAGATTATGCGAATCGGAAACACTCAAACACCCGTTAAGTTTCCCTTACATCCGGATGAGTATATGAGCCGTTGGTTTGCTGAGGCACCGACTCATCATTGTGCCTTGTCTATTGGACACAATGCCTCATTATTTGAAAAGGTGGCCGAGATTCTTGGTGTGGAATACGTCACCATTTGCCGGTAA